From Halorussus lipolyticus:
CATGATGAGGCCCGTACCGAAGAGCGACTCGTCCTCGGCGATAGCACCGATGGCCGCGCTACCGATACCGCGCTCGGCGTATCCCGCACCGAGGGCCGCGAGGCCGACTGCGAGTGCGGCGGCGGCCGTCGGCGGGATAGCCGGTTCGGCGGCGGCGGCACCTTCTTGAGCGAGCGGTCCAACAGTGTTCGCGAACGCAAGCAGCATTTCGGGAATCATTGTTTAGTATCTCCGTAGCTCTCGTAACCGGACAGTCGTATTTCCCGCTACTGTGGTCATAAAGCTTCCCAAAAGAGTTGGATATAACGCCGCCTCACACCCCGTAAATGGGAACTTGTGCTACCAAATGACAAGCGAAAATGGATATTGCGGCGCGGCCAGAGGTGGTTAGTTGCGCTTCGAATCGGTTCGGCAGAAAAAGAGCGGGGCGTCAGTCCTGCGTGGTGTACGACCGGTCGTGACCGAACGGTTCGTACTCCTTGCCGCCGCCCTCGTAGAACTTGCCGAAGAACTCGACGTACTCGAGACGGACCGCCTGCAGACCGGCACTGGTCACACCGAGCGCCAGCACGAGCAGGTGGCCGATGACGAGGATGAGCAGACCGCCGACGATTCCGGCGATGCCCGAGTGGGCGAGTCCGCCGAACATGATGCTCGTCACCTCGTGTCCGTGGTACATCGTTCCGACTTCGGGCATGTGGCCGAGTCCGAAGTGCCACGCGGCGTGGCTACCCTCGCCCGTCACGTAGACGCCGAAGAACAGGAGATTGACCACGAAGGCCATCCCTGCCTTGGCGAGCAGGACCGCGGCAATCCGGGTGTACGACAGCGCGTCGGACAGGACGCTCAGGCTCTCCAGCAGGCCGATGAGGAGTCCGGCACCACCGAGGTGCTTGACCTCACCGGCGATGTAGAGTACGAGTCCCACGACGCCGATGGCGAGACCGAGCGTACCGACTTCGGCCGAGAAGCCGCTGAATCCGAACGAGAACGGCTCGCCGGCGAAGATGGTGTACAGGAAGTCGGGCTTCACGGTACTCGCCTGCGCGCTGAGAATCCACGTCCAGATACCGCCGAACAGCAGGACCCACGAACCGCTCTCGAGGACTGCGTCGACGGGGTCGTGGCTCAGCTCCTCCACGAAGCCGAACAGGTAGCCGACCGTCATGTGGAGGAGTCCCGCGAGTATCGAGACGACCATCCACGACAGCGCGTAGTCGGCGTTGACGGGCTGGAGACCCTTCTTCATGGGCGCGCTCTTGAGTCCGAGCGCACCTTCCCAGAAGTGGGTTGCGACGAGGTGCAAGCCGAACACTTCGCCGTACAGCACGCCGAACAGCGCCGTGAATCCGCCCGCCCACAGCGCGATACCGCCGAGACTCTTGAACGCCGCGTTGTCGAAGGAACTGTACAGCCAGTAGCCGATACCCATGTACAGGAGCCCGTAGCCGAGGTCACCGATCATGAACCCGAAGAACGCCGGGAAAGTCAGGAACAGGATGACCGTCGGGTCGAACTCGAAGTACTTGGGCCGGTTGATGGTCTGGACCAGTAGTTCGAAGGGCTTGAACACGCCGGGGTTGTCCTGCACGACCGGCGGCTGGTCGTCGTCCATCGTGGTGCCGCCGTCGGCGGCGACCTCTCCGGACTGACCTTCCTGACCGGCAGGCTCCTCGTGACCGGGCGTGTGGCTGGCCTCGTAGGACGCGCGTTCGAGTTCGTCGATTTCCACTCGGTCGCCGACCGCGTTACCGAGCGCGGTCGTCAGCTCGGTGTATCGCTCGGTCGGAATCCAACCCTCGGCGACGAAGGCGTTCTCGGTCGTCGCAAAGTTGAGCGGGGCTTCGGACTTCTGCACGTCGATGGTGAGCTTCTCCTCGGCCGCCAGCAGGAAGCCGGCGGTGTCGAGTTTGACGTTCTCAAGCTCGTTCTCGACGCTTTCGAGCTTGGATTCGAGCTTCTGGCGCTCGTGCTGGAGTTCCTCGACGTACTCCTCGGGACTTCCCTCGGCGTCCGGCACGTCGAGCGTGGCGAAGTCCACGCCGACCAGCACCTCGTCCAGCGCGTCCTCGTCGGCCGCGTCCGCGGGGTACGCGAAGACAGCGACAGTATCGTCGCCGGAGAACGTGCCGAACTCGCGGATGTCGTCGGCGCGTTTGAGGGCCTGTCGAACCTCGTCCTCGTCGGCCTCGCCGACCGCGACCTGTAGGGTCTCGTACCCCGACAGCAGGTCGAGGTCGATACCGAGGTCCGCGAAGGGCTTGACCGAATCGAGGCGCTCCTCGACGTTCCGGAGTTCGTTCTCCAACTCGCTCCGGCGGTCGTCGAGTTCGTTGACCTCGGTCCGGACGGATTCGAGTTCTTCTTCGAGGGCCTCGTCGGTGACGATTCGGCTCGGTCCGGCGTCCTCGCCGTCGATGTCGAGGATGCTTTCGAGTGAGCGGACGGTGACGAGTTTCTCGGACGCCTTGTCGGCACCCTCGATGGGGTCGCCCTGCTCGAAGCCCTCCCACGAACCGTCGTAGTCCGAGAGGTGGACCAGATTCAGTTCGTGGACGGTCTCGATGACGTCGTCCATGACGGCGCGCGAGCCAGTCACGGACACCTTGCTCATTCGCTCAGGTCTGAGCATGCACCGCCTCCTCGAACAGGTCTACCACGTAGTCGGTAACCTCGTCTTCGTTCTCTCGCGCCCGCGATTCGAGTTCCTCACGCTCGTCCTCGCCCTCGGCGAGGACCTCTTCGCGCTCGGCCTCGATTTCCTCGCGGGCCTCGGCGAGGCGTTGGTCGTGCAGTTCGGACGCCTCGTCCTCGGCTTCGCGGCGGATTTCTTCCGCCTCTTTCCGAGCGTCGGAGATGCGCTGGTCGCGCGTCTCCTCGGCCTCGGCGACAATATCGTCGGCCTCTTGCTCGGCCTCCTTGATTCGTTCGAGAACCTCTGGCCTCGGCATACTAATCACGCGAAAGTTGCGGGAGCGCCTATAAACTACTTGCGGAACCTCCCGGTGCGCTCACGGGCGATACGGCGCTCGCTTGGTAACAGGTACCGAGAATTGGCGGTCGTTGGGGCGACCGGTCCGAATAGCAGGATTATTTGGCTGGCGGTACTAACGGTCACCTAATGGGTATCCTCGAAGACAAGAGCCGCGCTCGGCTCTTTTACAAGTATCTCTCGAAGGTGTACGACACCATCAACCCGTTCATCTGGAACGAGGAGATGCGCGACCAAGCCCTCTCGATGCTCGACATCGAGGAGGGCGACCGAGTGCTGGACGTTGGGTGTGGCACCGGGTTCGCCACCGAGGGTCTCCTCGAACACACCCAGAACGTCCACGGACTGGACCAGAGCGTCCACCAACTGGAGAAGGCGTGGGACAAGCTCGGCAAGCACGACCCCGTGAGCTTCTACCGGGGCGACGCCGAGCGTCTGCCCTTCGAGGACGACAGTTTCGACGTGGTGTGGTCGTCAGGGTCCATCGAGTACTGGCCCAACCCGGTGGCCGCACTCCGGGACATGCGCAGAGTGGTCAAACCCGGCGGGCAGGTGTTGGTGGTCGGCCCGAACAACCCCAAGACGCCGGTGATGCGGAGCGTGGCCGACGCCATCATGCTGTTCTACGACGCCGAGGAGGCCGACCGGATGTTCCGCGAGGCCGGATACACGGACATCCACCACTACGAGACGGGACCGAGCTACAACCCCGACGTGGCGCTCGTGACCATCGCGCGAGACCCCGAAGACGAGTAGGTCGGTGCCGAACACCGGCAGACGATTTTCGCGGCCCTGCGAGGATTATCTAGTTACTTCCGGCGCGCGAGACGCGTCGCTCGCGTGCGCCGCGCGACGCACGGAGTCATCGCAACGTGACCGACTGCTCGGCGGCCCCGGTTTGTCCGCCGGTGTTCGAACCTGAAGCTAGCTTCGTCCCGACTCCCCGACCACCTCACTCGACCGAACCCCGCCGGACGACTGCTCCTCAGGCCGTCTGCTCCACCTCCGTGACCACCGCTCCATCGACCGAAACCGTCACGGAAACCGTCGAACCGGCCGAAATCAGTGGGTCGTTCGTCCTCGCAATCTCGAAACTCGCCGTCTCGCCCGCGGTCCAGTGGCCGTCGTCGGCGGTGTTGAACGGCCCGGTCGGGCCGGGACTGAACCCCGAGGCCGAAAAGAACGGAACCGGTGGCTGGGCGTCAAGGAGCGTCCCGTCGATGCGCACCCGGACCGAGAGCGCGCTCGTGTCGAGGGTATCACCCCCGCGGTGGACGAACGTCAGTCGGTTCGCATCGGCGTCGATTCGCACGTCGATGGCGGCGCGCGGCGAGTCCGACGGGACCGGCGTTCCCAGCGCGACGGTGCCGACGGTCCCCGCGAGCGCCGCGGTGATGGCGAGCAGGAGGACGATACCGAGGACAGGAGAGGTAGCGCGAGTGGACACGCCGAGGGTTCGTCCCGGCCTCGGATTTGAACCTTCGGGTGGGTAGCCGACGAAGCGAGAAGCAGAATATTAGTTATTTGATCAACGTCCTTGTTTGGGAAAGACGTATAAACAATTGCGTGAGCTACGACGCCTCGACCGGCGTCGTGGTCACGTTGACCGTCGTGTCCTCGTGGATGGCGCTCACGCGGAACTCCTCGGACGGGCCGAGCGTCCAGAGGACGCCGTTCGGGTCGGTCCGGCCGACCGAATCGCCAGCGACCGTAATCCGGCCCTGCAGGGGTGCGCCCGTGGCGTTGGTGAGTTTCACCCGGAGCGGACCGCCGGGATAGGTGCGGTTGACCGCGAGCGTGACGTTCTCCGACGAGTTGACGTCAGCGGGACCCGGCGGGAGCGCATGGTTCCCGGTGAGTTGCTTGTACTGGACCTCTTTGAAGACCTTCTCGGTGCCGCCATCGACGTAGGCGACGAGTTCGCCCTGCTGGTGAGTCACCGACACCGAGAGGATGCTGGTCGAACCGTAGCGGAAGGTGTTCGTCCCACGCAGGTGTTCGCTGGCCCACGAGTAACGGTCCAGAACCGCGTTCTGGGCCTGAATTGGCGAGAGATTCGGTGGGGCGCTGGGGTCGCGGTTGTCCTTGCGGACGAGTTCTCGGATGTAGGTGTCACCGTCGATAGTCGAGAGGACGATGCCCGTGTCCGCAGTCGAGACGTAGACCTTCCGCGGGGCGGTTTCGCCGCGTACCGCCGCGCTGATTCGGTCCCTGACCGGACCCTCGATGGTGGTGAGTTTCCCCCGTAGCGTGTCGGCCTCGGTTCCGAGATTGAAGCGGGAGATGTCGTCTGCCCGGACGCGCATCGTCTCGATGATTTTCCGAATCTGGTCGGCCTCGGCGTCGATACGGCCGAGCGTCCGGAGGTACTCACTCTCGGAGATGGTGCCGTTCGAGAACGCCTGCGTGGCCTGTCGCTCGGTTGCCTTCAGCGAGATGATGCGGTTCTCGATGTGGTAGCGGTACCGGTTCAGCGTCTGTTTCTTCTTCTCGGCGGTGTTGCTGGCCTCCAACTGGGCGTTGAGGGCGTTGACGCTGAGTTGGGTCCGGAGGCCGTCGTGGCCCATCGCAAGCGAACTGCCGAGCGCGAGCGACGGCGAGTGGAAGGCCGTCCGGTCCGAGTCGGTCCCGAGCGTCATCACGTCGGTCGTGTTCCTGTCGGTCGCGTTGCCGTCGGATTCGGTCCCGACGGTATCGGGGGTTTGGGCGGGCACTGGCGCAGACGGGGCCGACGCCTGCATCGCAACTGCTCCGGGAGAGAGGGCGAGCAGTAATGCCAGCATAACGGGGGTGAGTCGCATTACGTTCCGATATTCGGGCACCCATCATTAAAATATCCATGGAAATGTGAAACGACCGATGAACAACCGAGAACGGCCGAGACGTTTTACGGAGCGTTGTGACGTTTTATCTGCGGATGGAAAGTATTTTCTTGTCGGCGCATTCACGCGATGGTATGCGGTCATCTGCCGCCCTCCTCGTCGTCCTCCTCGTCGTTAGCTCCGTGGCCGGAGTCGCGGCGGGCCTCTCGCCGGAGGACCAGACGCGCGCCCCCCACGCCGTCTCGGACTCCTCGGCGGACACAGGCCCAGTCCCGGCGACGGCCGCAACCGCGGTAAACGGTACGGTATCGAATGCCACGGTCCGCGACGGTACCGACATGTACGTCTCCATCGGCGAGCACGGAAACGCTCGCTGGAACGTCACCGCCAGATTCGTCCTGCGCGACGCGAACGAAACCGAGGCCTTCCGGAAACTCGCCCGACAGTACCGAAACGGCAACGCCGACGTCGGGTTCACCCGGAAGACCTTCCAGCGGGCAGTCGAGCGCGCTCGGTCCGACAGCGAGCGTTCGATGGCGCTCCGAAACGTCTCTCGGACCGCCCGACTCGGTGAGAACGGAACTGTCGGACGCCTCTCGCTTTCGTTCACGTGGCGAAACTTCACGCGCATCGAGGACGACCGAATTCTGCTGGACGACGCGTTCTGGACGGGGTCGAACACGTGGCTTCCCGCGCTGACCGACGACCAGACGCTGACCATCGTGGGGCCGTCGTCCCACTACGTCACTCGGTCGAACGTCCCCCACAACGGAACCCGAATCAGCTACCACGGTCCGCGGAAGTTCGAGCGCGGCGACTTCTCTGTCACCTTCTCGCCGAAGAACACCGGTCCGACGAACCAGTCCGATTTCCCGGACCTGTCGAGTCTGCCCGGACTCCTCCTCGTGTTGCTGGTCTTCGGTCTGGGGGCCTCGGGCGTCTATGCGTGGTCCCAGCGACGCGGCGCGGACCCCGCTGGCACCGGCGCAGTCGAGGAGTCCGACGACCCCCGAGGACCCTCGGCAACCGCGTCCGTCACGGCGGGGCAGGAAAGCGACGCCGAGGACGACGGCGACGAGGACGATGACGACGAGGCCGACGTGGAACTGCTGAGCGACGAGGAGCGCGTCCTGCGCCTCCTCCGGGAGAACGACGGTCGGATGAAGCAGGGCCAAATCGTCACGGAGACCAACTGGTCGAACGCCAAGGTCTCTCAACTCCTGTCGAAGATGGACGAGAACGACGACGTGGACAAACTCCGAATCGGGCGCGAGAACCTCATCACGCTCCCCGACGAGGACGTTGCGGACGTGAACTGACCGCCTCGACCATCGTTTTGCCAGCAGTCGGTGACAACCGCCGACATCGGAGGCGGCGTTTCGTAAACGTTTACCCCCAAGGCGGCAATTCTTCGCGCATGAAGGTTCTGGTGACTGTAAAAGAGGTCGCCGAAGTCGCCGACGACTTCGAGATAGAGGGGACCGAGGTAGACGAGCGCTACCTCGAGTACGACCTGAACGAGTGGGACGACTACGCCGTCGAGGAGGCCGTCCAGTTGAAAGAGGACGGCCCGGCCGACGAGGTCGTGACCGTCACCATCGGTCCCGAGCGGTCCGAAGAAACCATCCGGATGGCGCTGGCGAAGGGCGCGGACCGCGCGGTCCGCGTCTGGGACGACGCGCTGGAGGACGCCGGTCTCCTCGACGTCGAGACCAAGACGAACCTGCTGAAGTCG
This genomic window contains:
- a CDS encoding F0F1 ATP synthase subunit C, which translates into the protein MLLAFANTVGPLAQEGAAAAEPAIPPTAAAALAVGLAALGAGYAERGIGSAAIGAIAEDESLFGTGLIMTVLPETLVILALVVVFLV
- a CDS encoding V-type ATP synthase subunit I translates to MLRPERMSKVSVTGSRAVMDDVIETVHELNLVHLSDYDGSWEGFEQGDPIEGADKASEKLVTVRSLESILDIDGEDAGPSRIVTDEALEEELESVRTEVNELDDRRSELENELRNVEERLDSVKPFADLGIDLDLLSGYETLQVAVGEADEDEVRQALKRADDIREFGTFSGDDTVAVFAYPADAADEDALDEVLVGVDFATLDVPDAEGSPEEYVEELQHERQKLESKLESVENELENVKLDTAGFLLAAEEKLTIDVQKSEAPLNFATTENAFVAEGWIPTERYTELTTALGNAVGDRVEIDELERASYEASHTPGHEEPAGQEGQSGEVAADGGTTMDDDQPPVVQDNPGVFKPFELLVQTINRPKYFEFDPTVILFLTFPAFFGFMIGDLGYGLLYMGIGYWLYSSFDNAAFKSLGGIALWAGGFTALFGVLYGEVFGLHLVATHFWEGALGLKSAPMKKGLQPVNADYALSWMVVSILAGLLHMTVGYLFGFVEELSHDPVDAVLESGSWVLLFGGIWTWILSAQASTVKPDFLYTIFAGEPFSFGFSGFSAEVGTLGLAIGVVGLVLYIAGEVKHLGGAGLLIGLLESLSVLSDALSYTRIAAVLLAKAGMAFVVNLLFFGVYVTGEGSHAAWHFGLGHMPEVGTMYHGHEVTSIMFGGLAHSGIAGIVGGLLILVIGHLLVLALGVTSAGLQAVRLEYVEFFGKFYEGGGKEYEPFGHDRSYTTQD
- the ahaH gene encoding ATP synthase archaeal subunit H encodes the protein MPRPEVLERIKEAEQEADDIVAEAEETRDQRISDARKEAEEIRREAEDEASELHDQRLAEAREEIEAEREEVLAEGEDEREELESRARENEDEVTDYVVDLFEEAVHAQT
- a CDS encoding methyltransferase domain-containing protein, with translation MGILEDKSRARLFYKYLSKVYDTINPFIWNEEMRDQALSMLDIEEGDRVLDVGCGTGFATEGLLEHTQNVHGLDQSVHQLEKAWDKLGKHDPVSFYRGDAERLPFEDDSFDVVWSSGSIEYWPNPVAALRDMRRVVKPGGQVLVVGPNNPKTPVMRSVADAIMLFYDAEEADRMFREAGYTDIHHYETGPSYNPDVALVTIARDPEDE
- a CDS encoding type IV pilin N-terminal domain-containing protein — encoded protein: MSTRATSPVLGIVLLLAITAALAGTVGTVALGTPVPSDSPRAAIDVRIDADANRLTFVHRGGDTLDTSALSVRVRIDGTLLDAQPPVPFFSASGFSPGPTGPFNTADDGHWTAGETASFEIARTNDPLISAGSTVSVTVSVDGAVVTEVEQTA
- a CDS encoding DUF7096 domain-containing protein, with translation MRLTPVMLALLLALSPGAVAMQASAPSAPVPAQTPDTVGTESDGNATDRNTTDVMTLGTDSDRTAFHSPSLALGSSLAMGHDGLRTQLSVNALNAQLEASNTAEKKKQTLNRYRYHIENRIISLKATERQATQAFSNGTISESEYLRTLGRIDAEADQIRKIIETMRVRADDISRFNLGTEADTLRGKLTTIEGPVRDRISAAVRGETAPRKVYVSTADTGIVLSTIDGDTYIRELVRKDNRDPSAPPNLSPIQAQNAVLDRYSWASEHLRGTNTFRYGSTSILSVSVTHQQGELVAYVDGGTEKVFKEVQYKQLTGNHALPPGPADVNSSENVTLAVNRTYPGGPLRVKLTNATGAPLQGRITVAGDSVGRTDPNGVLWTLGPSEEFRVSAIHEDTTVNVTTTPVEAS
- a CDS encoding helix-turn-helix transcriptional regulator encodes the protein MRSSAALLVVLLVVSSVAGVAAGLSPEDQTRAPHAVSDSSADTGPVPATAATAVNGTVSNATVRDGTDMYVSIGEHGNARWNVTARFVLRDANETEAFRKLARQYRNGNADVGFTRKTFQRAVERARSDSERSMALRNVSRTARLGENGTVGRLSLSFTWRNFTRIEDDRILLDDAFWTGSNTWLPALTDDQTLTIVGPSSHYVTRSNVPHNGTRISYHGPRKFERGDFSVTFSPKNTGPTNQSDFPDLSSLPGLLLVLLVFGLGASGVYAWSQRRGADPAGTGAVEESDDPRGPSATASVTAGQESDAEDDGDEDDDDEADVELLSDEERVLRLLRENDGRMKQGQIVTETNWSNAKVSQLLSKMDENDDVDKLRIGRENLITLPDEDVADVN